TTGTACGGTCGACCGGGTCCTCACCCTGCGCCAAAATGAATACTTGCCGAAGAATAAGCTGAAAGTTATTTTATAATAAGGTGATTTATCAAAATAGTGAATCGTAGAAAGGAGAACGGAAAATCAAAAAGGTAGTTACAATTATGTTCCTTACGTTGGTTATCACACTTAATTTATGTTTGGCGGTGGCTCCTGCATTTGCAGACTTTGGTGATGAACACCGTAACAACCATGAAGGGAATGAAGGTGAAGGCGCTGTAGAATTACACCAAAACAGGATTAATCAATAATCCTTCACTTACGGATAATTACATAGAGAACAGAGTGGAAATTAAGTCTAGGCTTAGCTTCCACTCTGTTTTTTTCAATAGTCAACCATTTTCTAAGCGAAGTGCAATTATGAAAGTATAATTGAGGGCAGTATTGTGCGTGGAATTTGTGCGTAGGGTGAAGTGTAATTTGCTTCCCTGATTAAAAGATACAAGAGGTTTGCCCCCCCTCCCTGAACTCACACCCTTTTCCTGGCACTACCGCCATCCATACAACCCTGAACCGAGCCTGCCGGTATGCTATAATAGTGGTACAGGACAATTCCCGCAGACGGCGGCCGAAAGTTGCAGACGCCCGCTCGTAGTCGCAGACGGCGTTCACCGTACAACGACCACCTGTACCTGCGGGCATAAATTCATAATCAACAGGGGCTGATAGAAATGGTAACGAAGTCCAAGGACTATTATAAAGTGCTGGGTGTGCCCCGGAGTGCCACTGATGATGACATCAAGCAGGCCTACCGGAAACTGGCCATGCAGTACCACCCGGACCGCAACCCGGGCAAAGAAGAGTGGGCCAACGAGAAATTCAAGGCAATCAACGAGGCCTACGGTGTGCTGGGAAACCCGGAGAAGCGGAGCCAGTTTGACCGGTTTGGCACGGTGGGAGACGTCGGCGATATCTTCAGCAACCGGTCCACACAGTCTACCTTTGAAGATGTGATGCACGACTTCGGTGGAGCCGGGCTGGGGTTCGACTTTCTGGACGGTGTTTTTGGTGATTTCCTCCACGGCAG
The genomic region above belongs to Dehalococcoidales bacterium and contains:
- a CDS encoding DnaJ domain-containing protein, which encodes MVTKSKDYYKVLGVPRSATDDDIKQAYRKLAMQYHPDRNPGKEEWANEKFKAINEAYGVLGNPEKRSQFDRFGTVGDVGDIFSNRSTQSTFEDVMHDFGGAGLGFDFLDGVFGDFLHGRNFTFRTYGRGPGGPGRVHFNVPRGSTPENFFSQAQRPRSRNVTYEITITEKQAASGMEKDLKRKGKKLRVKIPAGVKTGSKVKLRNARQVTDGQAGDIIIKVKVK